TGCTAGTTTTCGTTGCTTTTGAACGATCTTTTTAATACTGTCTTCACTTAAACAATAATCTAGAGCAAGTTCAGAAACAGTTTTTCCATTCATATATAAAGAATAGATTTCTTTGTTACGGTTTTGAATTTCTCGTCTTGAACCACTTAGTTCTCCCCAAGCAGCTCGTTTTTTGTTCGGTTTAGGTACATACACCAATTCACCAGCTATATACTTTTGAATTTCTTTTAATAAGCTAGGTGGTAGAAGCTCCGCTCCATTTTTGTATGACATTAATGATTTCCTCCTTACTAATTGATTGGTTACATAAATCAATAGCTAAAGTTATCATTAAAATCACCTCCTGTCAAATCTGCTAGTCTAAAACAATTATACTAAATCGAATTGCAATAAACCCTGATATTATCCATTATAGAATAATACCAGAGTTTAGTGAGTATTTGGATTGTGGTTATACCTCATAACCACCTAATAGAGTTATTCAGTAAACCACCCTAGTAAATTAATCAATGGAACCACTCCTTCCTACTAGTTAATCTACTAATAGTATACCACCATAATCATCCATTTAGAAGGGAAAGATTTACTATAATTATTTTATCCTTAATGTAAACTGGATGAAATCTTATGATATAATGGAAGAAACTAGAAAATTTGTGAGGGATACTAATGGATGAGCTTATTGGAGTATTATTTGAGGGTGTTGTTGAGGTTGTAGGAGAGTTAGTAGTGGGTGCTGTATCAG
This Haloplasma contractile SSD-17B DNA region includes the following protein-coding sequences:
- a CDS encoding CD3324 family protein, producing the protein MIYVTNQLVRRKSLMSYKNGAELLPPSLLKEIQKYIAGELVYVPKPNKKRAAWGELSGSRREIQNRNKEIYSLYMNGKTVSELALDYCLSEDSIKKIVQKQRKLA